A genomic region of Lytechinus pictus isolate F3 Inbred chromosome 2, Lp3.0, whole genome shotgun sequence contains the following coding sequences:
- the LOC129254381 gene encoding carbonic anhydrase 1-like isoform X1 yields the protein MNTYILLSLTTLTLFCQECLSANWNYHHHSPLGPDHWASIPGSHCGGRKQSPINIVSQEAVQSNLGEFIFEGLQTDYGRPTRRRHHGFNAGQQGGGAGGGGHGGQGFGGGNGWFSSWWSGNGWGGGNGWGGGNGGVQPNVGTEHPQWSNPFGNLRMGPKPTRNPLQPFGMNGPERMFTTDNNVNNYGPRSLHGYNRAPTTKVEVSNDGHTLKVSTENMYVLRGGGLPFDAKPAQLHFHWGASHEKGSEHTIDGRPFSAELHLVHYNVKYRSIAEAMKQPDGLAVLGYFIQDSGNIDNPAFDPLLDITENVKFRDTKVEYYAHLPLRDMLPSDLTCFYRYNGSLTVPKCWESVTWTVGCDVIHLSHNQLDMFRELYQGFFLEPSGQLEMMHIEDNFRPVQLLNGRQVLRNGHPNQHPFQPGMGYSADNNSGNIISVNLFLLLSALMGVICRLL from the exons atgaatacatatattttactCAGCCTTACAACTTTGACGTTGTTCTGTCAAGAATGTTTAA GCGCAAACTGGAACTACCATCACCATAGCCCACTGG GACCTGATCATTGGGCGAGTATACCTGGATCGCATTGCGGTGGTAGAAAACAATCACCCATCAATATCGTATCCCAAGAGGCCGTCCAGTCTAACCTCGGAGAATTCATCTTCGAGGGTCTTCAAACGGATTACGGCCGACCAACCCGTAGAAGACACCACGGTTTCAACGCGGGACAGCAAGGTGgtggtgctggtggtggtggcCACGGCGGTCAGGGCTTTGGTGGCGGTAATGGCTGGTTTAGCAGCTGGTGGAGTGGAAACGGTTGGGGAGGCGGTAACGGATGGGGAGGCGGCAACGGAGGGGTGCAACCCAACGTCGGAACCGAACATCCACAATGGAGCAATCCTTTCGGAAACCTTCGCATGGGGCCTAAACCAACACGAAATCCATTGCAGCCTTTTGGCATGAACGGACCGGAAAGGATGTTCACCACGGACAACAATGTGAATAATTACGGTCCTCGGTCACTCCATGGGTACAACAGAGCTCCTACGACCAAAGTAGAGGTTTCAAACGACGGGCATACTC TGAAAGTAAGTACAGAAAATATGTACGTACTGAGAGGTGGAGGACTTCCATTCGATGCTAAACCAGCTCAACTTCATTTCCACTGGGGAGCCTCTCATGAAAAAGGGTCAGAACATACCATCGACGGAAGACCATTCTCTGCAGAG cTTCATCTTGTTCATTACAACGTTAAATACAGGAGTATAGCTGAAGCGATGAAGCAACCTGATGGCTTGGCAGTTCTCGGATACTTCATTCAG GACAGTGGCAATATTGATAACCCTGCCTTTGATCCACTCCTTGATATCACAGAAAATGTTAAGTTCCGAG ATACCAAGGTAGAATACTACGCACATCTACCCCTCCGTGATATGTTGCCAAGCGACCTTACATGTTTCTACAGATACAACGGCTCTCTGACAGTTCCCAAGTGCTGGGAAAGTGTAACGTGGACCGTCGGATGTGACGTCATTCATCTCTCACACAACCAG CTTGACATGTTCCGTGAACTCTACCAAGGATTTTTTCTGGAACCAAGCGGTCAACTGGAAATGATGCACATCGAGGACAACTTCCGACCCGTACAGCTCCTCAACGGTCGACAGGTCCTGAGGAACGGCCATCCGAATCAACATCCCTTTCAACCCGGTATGGGGTACAGTGCAGACAACAACTCTGGAAATATCATCTCTGTAaatcttttcctcctcctttctgCGTTGATGGGTGTTATCTGCCGTTTACTATAG
- the LOC129254381 gene encoding carbonic anhydrase 14-like isoform X2 encodes MNTYILLSLTTLTLFCQECLSANWNYHHHSPLGPDHWASIPGSHCGGRKQSPINIVSQEAVQSNLGEFIFEGLQTDYGRPTRRRHHGFNAGQQGGGAGGGGHGGQGFGGGNGWFSSWWSGNGWGGGNGWGGGNGGVQPNVGTEHPQWSNPFGNLRMGPKPTRNPLQPFGMNGPERMFTTDNNVNNYGPRSLHGYNRAPTTKVEVSNDGHTLKVSTENMYVLRGGGLPFDAKPAQLHFHWGASHEKGSEHTIDGRPFSAELHLVHYNVKYRSIAEAMKQPDGLAVLGYFIQATDIPNTAYDAILDYTAGVKRKNTKVEYYAHLPLRDMLPSDLTCFYRYNGSLTVPKCWESVTWTVGCDVIHLSHNQLDMFRELYQGFFLEPSGQLEMMHIEDNFRPVQLLNGRQVLRNGHPNQHPFQPGMGYSADNNSGNIISVNLFLLLSALMGVICRLL; translated from the exons atgaatacatatattttactCAGCCTTACAACTTTGACGTTGTTCTGTCAAGAATGTTTAA GCGCAAACTGGAACTACCATCACCATAGCCCACTGG GACCTGATCATTGGGCGAGTATACCTGGATCGCATTGCGGTGGTAGAAAACAATCACCCATCAATATCGTATCCCAAGAGGCCGTCCAGTCTAACCTCGGAGAATTCATCTTCGAGGGTCTTCAAACGGATTACGGCCGACCAACCCGTAGAAGACACCACGGTTTCAACGCGGGACAGCAAGGTGgtggtgctggtggtggtggcCACGGCGGTCAGGGCTTTGGTGGCGGTAATGGCTGGTTTAGCAGCTGGTGGAGTGGAAACGGTTGGGGAGGCGGTAACGGATGGGGAGGCGGCAACGGAGGGGTGCAACCCAACGTCGGAACCGAACATCCACAATGGAGCAATCCTTTCGGAAACCTTCGCATGGGGCCTAAACCAACACGAAATCCATTGCAGCCTTTTGGCATGAACGGACCGGAAAGGATGTTCACCACGGACAACAATGTGAATAATTACGGTCCTCGGTCACTCCATGGGTACAACAGAGCTCCTACGACCAAAGTAGAGGTTTCAAACGACGGGCATACTC TGAAAGTAAGTACAGAAAATATGTACGTACTGAGAGGTGGAGGACTTCCATTCGATGCTAAACCAGCTCAACTTCATTTCCACTGGGGAGCCTCTCATGAAAAAGGGTCAGAACATACCATCGACGGAAGACCATTCTCTGCAGAG cTTCATCTTGTTCATTACAACGTTAAATACAGGAGTATAGCTGAAGCGATGAAGCAACCTGATGGCTTGGCAGTTCTCGGATACTTCATTCAG GCCACAGATATTCCAAATACTGCATACGATGCTATATTAGATTACACGGCAGGCGTGAAAAGAAAAA ATACCAAGGTAGAATACTACGCACATCTACCCCTCCGTGATATGTTGCCAAGCGACCTTACATGTTTCTACAGATACAACGGCTCTCTGACAGTTCCCAAGTGCTGGGAAAGTGTAACGTGGACCGTCGGATGTGACGTCATTCATCTCTCACACAACCAG CTTGACATGTTCCGTGAACTCTACCAAGGATTTTTTCTGGAACCAAGCGGTCAACTGGAAATGATGCACATCGAGGACAACTTCCGACCCGTACAGCTCCTCAACGGTCGACAGGTCCTGAGGAACGGCCATCCGAATCAACATCCCTTTCAACCCGGTATGGGGTACAGTGCAGACAACAACTCTGGAAATATCATCTCTGTAaatcttttcctcctcctttctgCGTTGATGGGTGTTATCTGCCGTTTACTATAG